In Papaver somniferum cultivar HN1 chromosome 9, ASM357369v1, whole genome shotgun sequence, the genomic stretch GTAGATGAAACTTCTTTGCCAGACATAtcatgattaattccactaacgaAGTTGATAGCAAAACCATAGATATTGCTAGGATTTCTTAGTAGAACAAGCCATGAATCCTACATGAATATACTGTTTTTTGCTCCTTTTGCATTattgcatgcaaaacctagccTTAGGTTATAATCTGATAAAACCCTGGCTTAGGCTTCGTAGGAATAACTCCCACGGACAACCTTGTTTACCCATCCACCCATAGAAAACCGTGTCGTGATTATTTTCCCCTTGCATAGCTTGCATGCGACCCTGAACGTATGTGGGTCACACCGTGTGCACGCTCTGCTCGAACGTGGGCCCCGCTGCGTGCATGCTCGTTCCACGGCCAAAGGAGTATTCGAGCATGATAATTATACTTCACTGGCCGCGGGCGCCTACTCCAcgatgttttttttgtttttacttcTTCATATATACCATTAACACCCATATTGCATGACTTCTCCCTTAGCACGAAGTAGTGACtccgttaagatgtcacctggggaTAATGCTGCTGCTAAAACGGGAGGTGTCAGCAACTCCAAAGACAtgccgaatatagatgatgaTTTGTTTACTGCGCCTTTTCCAAACGTTAGAACTCATTCAGGCCACAAGTGGACCCTGCTCACTGGCTCGGAAAATGAAGAGGTTACTCCGTCCGCTTCTCCAGCATACgtgatgagattctgtcttcggAGGAACGAATATCCACCTTCGCCTATTGATTCAAGGTTTGTCACACTTCACTGagctcttatgaaggatggatgaggcgcCTGTTGGGCAATGAGCGTATCAAACATAATTTGACCAAAGCGTGGATCATCGAGGATGTTATGGCATATGCAACTCTTGACATTAAGAAAGACGCTGCtggtttgattactttcatttctCGATGGCGCCCCTCGACACACACGGccgtatgtagatggggagagatgaccatcACCTTGGAAAGAGTGGTCGTGTTGATGAATCTTCCTATTGCTGGAAGTTTCCATTATAAGCTATCTGCTGCAGAAAGCGTCATCCTCGATGCTATACTTCAGAAGGCTGGAGAGTATGAACAACAGAAAAAGGATGCGAAATTtttttatacttggtgggtgtctgagtggtctCCCGCAAAACCAAAGCCGGGACAAGCACTGGATGATGAACTCAGCGTAGTTGTGTTTCTGTCTTTGTGGCTGTCTAGGGACATCTTTGATGACGGTTCTGGGAAGAAGACTATAAGAGAGGATCTCTTCATGTTTTCTATAAAGTTGGCGAAAGGTGTGGTCCTCCCTTTGGGCGCCTTAttccttggatcactgtattctcttCTGGATGCTTTGGCGGtagacatgcatgcttccaacggGTATAAGAAAGTGGAATCGCATATTCATgttgcttttcttcaggcgttcctgtgggaacatttcaaaggTTACGCCCCTGTCCCTGCGACTTCGTCTTCCGGTTTTTATGGCGGTTCAAGGATACTCCGTTGGCAGAACAGACGTCCAAAACCCAGGTCGAGACTTGTGGATTTTATC encodes the following:
- the LOC113312725 gene encoding uncharacterized protein LOC113312725, which encodes MRRLLGNERIKHNLTKAWIIEDVMAYATLDIKKDAAGLITFISRWRPSTHTAVCRWGEMTITLERVVVLMNLPIAGSFHYKLSAAESVILDAILQKAGEYEQQKKDAKFFYTWWVSEWSPAKPKPGQALDDELSVVVFLSLWLSRDIFDDGSGKKTIREDLFMFSIKLAKGVVLPLGALFLGSLYSLLDALAVDMHASNGYKKVESHIHVAFLQAFLWEHFKGYAPVPATSSSGFYGGSRILRWQNRRPKPRSRLVDFIDNVYAIYFRPWGPVYSFVVQPETFNTSPDIVLHTEGKTMNPGEIIFPRSCMPGYISSFFDELLTVVPYNIDKAARQMGFDHGIPFRHPPIPSKDLVPSVLNVDIFTPEQSLPFLPLGRRPTATGGYKRFWKGKLLAFQKFS